The uncultured Methanolobus sp. sequence CTTTACTTTCAACGGAGCATTAACCGGGTTTGAACTATTTGGCGAAAAGGGAGTTATTCCAGGATTATTCTATAATGTAGTCTACTTCTTTATTTCAATAATACCTCATGGGATCATAGAAATTCCGGTACTTCTTATAGCAGCAGCAGTTGGACACCACTTCGCATCAATTCAGGCCCATGATGTTATCAACAAAGGACTTTTTAACCGGGATAATATTGAAAACCTGAAAAAGGACTATGAATCTATTGAAGAAAAAACAAGAGAATATCTTTTTTCAGCAAAAACCTGGAAAATGGTTGTGTTCATTGTCCTGGTACTTCTTGTGGCAGCGTATATCGAGACCTATGTAACGCTGGGAATCGTGGACAGGGTAATGTTGCAAATTGATATTATTCTCGAACCGTTCCTTTCATGAAAAAGAGCTTTGCAGAAATCCTCTCAATTGCAACTTTGAACTCAGCAATTTTCAATAACTACACTATTTCAGTGGTCTATAGAATGGTAGTAAAGGAACGTGCCGCCTGCTGCGGATGGTTGTGTTGTTCTTTGTTTGCCAATAATTTTTGTAGATATATCAGAAAACAGAGGCGCAGGAAACAATGAATTTGACTGATCGAAAGTCATGAATACTAAAACCATCCCGAAGGATTCCAGCGAAGCCACACGATCTGAAAAAATGAATGAAAAATATATTACCCTCAACTCTTGTTCTGCATACCCCAGCAATTGAAAACCGCGATGTTTCCTATAGAATTGATAGTCTGCAATTATAAAAGTACGTCAGGATCGCATGAAACATTCAATTAACAGGATTTCTACAGAACCCTTTAAATTAAAGAGTTGATTCAAATAGATTGTAGTATATTTTATCAATTTTTTGTTTAATACTTTTATAAATTTCCCAGAATATGTAGTAATGTGTTTATATTTATTCCACTGTAAAGAATTAGTAAATAGCGTGAAAAACAAACGTTTGAATGTGTAATATATTATGGAGTCCAAATAAAATGAAAAGTACATTAAAGTTTGTAAGCTCAAGTTTTTTTATGATTATTATTACAATGTTACTACTTTCAATTCCAGCAATGGGAGAATCTGGTGAAATCTATAAAAATTATGGAATAACTCAAGAAAAGTACGATAAAACCGCGGACTGGGATCAAATAGTCCATGATGTGTTTGGCCCTGACTATCGTGTCGCTGACTGGGATGATTTGGTAATATACAATAAATCAGGCGACTTAGGAGATCTCTTCGATGGTCTAGGTCTGACAGATTATGAAGACCAAGTTTTTGTTACATGTTCTGGGCATCGAAGTTATTCTTCAACACGTTATTACTTTGCCACAAGGCACAACCACAATCCTGCATCAGGTTATTTGGCACATTCAAATATTGATAACTATTTGATTAGTTTAGGTTCGTGGGATACAACTGAAAAAATATTGGCAATAAAAGTAACAGACGATTCAGGTGTAACTTATGAAAATTTTGGAATGACACAAAATAGGTATAGTGGAACTACTGACTGGGATCAGATAGTAAATAATGTGTTTGGCCCTGATTACCGTGTTGCTGATTGGGAAGATTTTGTATTATATTATGAATCAGGAAAGGATTTAGAAAATCTTTTTGATGAGTTAGGCCTAACAGATTACGGCGATCAGGCATTTGTCACAAACTTCGGAGAGAAAAGTTATTCTTCAACACGTTATTACTTTGCCACAAGGCACAACCACAATCCTGTATCAGGTTATTTGGTGCATTCAAATATTGACAATTATCTGATTAGTCTGGGCTCATGGGACGTGACAGATGAAATATTAGTAGTAAAAACAACAGAAACGCCAATGAATTCTATAGCAGACACAAATTCACAATCTACTACTAATATTTCCATCAATAATGAAATCAAAAATAAATATAATAATAACTATACTAGCAACAACATAACAAATATGGAAATCAATGAATATCAAAATGAAACGACTAATAACATTTTAAACATGTATGTAACTTACGCCCAAGAAGCAAAACAAGATATTCTTGAACATATGAGTTATATTGTAGTGATAATTGGATTTTTTATTAGTTTATTCGCAAAAAGGAATAAAGAGAGGGAAAAGTAAGGAAAACTTTAAAATGATTAAACTTTTTAGCTCTGTCGGAAAACTATTGAGTTTGCTATCAATAAACGGAATCATACAATATATTTCTATGTATATACCGAATGTGTTATGTTTTGGGATATTCTACAAAGTCAAAATAAAAATAAGATTATTCGGAAGAATTCCTGAAATCCGCCAGGCCTTTTGTCACATTACCCAATAACTGAGCAGCGATCTCCTGGCTTGGCCATGCCCCCAGGCCACAATCCGGACCTGCATATTTAATGGATTCTCCGAACATAGAGTGAGCCTTTGAAAGTCTCTTTGAGATTATCTCCGGGGTTTCCATATCAGTTATGATCTCAGAGAAATACCGGGTTTCTTTCCAGACGTTTGTGTTGTATTTGTCGTTAAGCACCGCGACAAGATTGAAAACATCTGTTCTTGCGATTCCAACTCTCATGTAAGAATCAGTGGCTTCAAGTTCCTTTTTATCAATGAGATCCAGATAGGAAGGAGTTGCTGCGGATTCAACACCTATTACACTGATGTTTTCAGCCTGAGTTGCGAGTTTGTAGTGAAGTGGGGAATGGAGATGAATTTCTACATCACAACCTGCTTTTTTTGCAGATTCACATGCAATGTCCATGGCTTTGATAAGATCGTTGTCAGAGAACATTACCTGAGGATTGATACCTATGCTGGGTTCATCAATTGAAACGGTTCTTATGTTGAAGTTCTTTGCACTCGAAAGTGAGTTTTTGACAAAACGATCAATGCTCTCACCCAGCAGGTTAAGTATGTCAACATATTCAGTTCCACCGAATTCCTTGAGATAGAGCTCAAGAGGACCTGTAACACAAACACGGACATCCAGTTTTTCACCGTGTTCTTCCCTGTAGGTTCTGGCAACTGTTTCAATGGCTTCGAGTTCGATAACCCGGGCGGAATCGGTTTTCACTTTAAAAGGTTCCTCTGTGCAATCCGGGTCCCTGATAATAGTCAGAAACTGTTCGTTCATGTCCTGATATTGTGGATAGGTTGGTACCTCTACCCCTGCTTCCACTTTCATCATAAAAGCATCATTTATGACCTTGAACAGGTCTGCGTCACTTTTTTTCCCTGAGAATTTTACATTCATCCAATCTTTGGATACACCCTCTGGGAGAGGAAAACTGCCAATGTCATCATAGATTATCTCTGTCATGTCAATATTATTAGCCTGTATTTGACTTATAAGTTTTGAGTGCGGTCTGGAAAAACAGACTACGTAGACAGCATGCAGGGCAATGATGATGAAAATAATAGAAAAAAGGATAAAAGAAATGAAACTGACGAAAAGTCAGTTATTTTCTGAGAGTAGAAGAGATCTTTGATACGTAATAATTGATACACATCTGTGAGTAATCCAGGGATTTAGGTGTCATGTGAGAGATAATCTCATCTGCGTCTCTTTTTGGAGCCTGGCTACTATCTGGCATTCCATACTTTTCACGATGAATGGAAACTTTTTGCAGCATTACGTTCTGGAAATCGATAACGTCAATCTTTTCTTCAGCGCTGAGCTCTTCAAAACCATCTTTTAAAGAATCAAGCTTATCCTTGTTCTCTTCGGTCATTTCAATATCTAATATAGGATTTTTCAATTCCATGGATACCACGACAAAACATATTAGATTGACATTAGATATAGTTTTGGTAATTATATTTATTTAATATATACGAAGTGAATATTTACAGAATGTACTGATCTCTGAGATATATATGATAATCAAGAGCAAAATGATACATAATATTCAATAAAAGATGAAATCAATATTACATAAAAAAATAATTGCTTCGGATAAAAATACCGAAGCTTAAAAGTGTTAGAATTATTTACTAACGTCAATTGTCAGCAGGCAATGTCAGTAACAATCCAATGTTTGCAAATGCCTCTGCAGCCTGCTTGAAAGCAAGAAGGAACTCCTTTTCACTCAGGTCAAGATCAGCTGCCATTGGTTCTGCTGCAAACCATATTTCCTTTTCACTGTCACCACGGGTAAGTGAAACACATGCAAGCATGTCAGCTTTGGTGAGCCTGTAAACGGAATTTCTGCCAGTTGGAGTCACCCACGATGGGTGAATATTCTTGAGTTCGTTTACAAACCTGTCCCAGTTAATTGTTGCAGATGCTTCCAAGTTGAGCTTGACAATTGCACGGTCTCCTGTAACTTCTTTATCAATGATCTTGACAAGCTTCTTGTATTCAGGATCAGATTCATCAACAATCATTGCTTCCTTCTCAAGTTTCTCTGCTTCATCTGCAAAGAACGGAGCAAGGTTTACTGCGCTGGATGGCTTTGTTGCAAGTGATACTCCAAAGAAAGCTATTCCGCTGAGAAGCATTCCCAGAATAACTCCGTGGTTTGAAAGTACCGGGTGAATTGTGTCAAGATAAGGTGTTGCAAATGGAGCAGTATTAGCAAGATCAACGGCTGTCAGTCCGATCTGTACAACTGCACCAACAATAAGTCCTGCAAGAGCACCTTGCTTTGTTGCACGCTTCCAGAAAAGACCTCCCATAAGTGGGAAGAAGTAGGCTGCACTTGCAATGAAAGTTGCAATGTGAATTACATCAATGATACTGTCTATGTAGAATGAAAGCACAGTTGCCAGTGCTACAATTATAAGGACACTTATTCTGTTAATCGTCATCATCTGCTTCATTGTTGCATCAGGATTTATGTATCTCTGGTAAATATCGCGGGAAATACATGAACCACCGGATGTTGCAAATGTATCTGCAGAAGACATTGCTGCCGCTGCAAGACCCACTGCACAAAGACCAATTGCTATTGGTGAAAGGGTACTTACAATATAGACAAGTAGAGCAGGCTCTGCCGCTGCCATTGCACCCATTCCGATCTCTGCAAATGAAGCCGGAATCTCAGGATAAATGTGGTTAAGACTGATAGCTATTGCAGTACATGCAACACCGAAGATGAGGAAGATGAGGAAGGAACCGAGTATCATACCATTCCTTGCGGATTTTTCATCCTTTGCTGCCCATATTCTCTGCCATGGGTCCTGCTCTGTTATCCAGCCTGGAATTATGGCAAATATGGCTATGAGCACAGCCGGAACACCAATTGCGAATGGATTCCACCATCCTGAAGGGACATCACCGAAAAGGTCTGAACTTGTCATGGCAGGTGCATCTGCTGCACCGGATGTTGCTGCAGTTACAAGTACAAATGCAATGATAAGTGAGAATGTAGCAAGCATGATGAACTGTATCATGTCGGTCCAGATAACTGCGGAGAAACCTCCGAGTGTTACGTAAACTGAGATTGCAAGAGCCACAATTGCCGCTGCGTATATTGGTTCAAGACCAAAGAATATGCTGA is a genomic window containing:
- a CDS encoding methionine synthase; the encoded protein is MTEIIYDDIGSFPLPEGVSKDWMNVKFSGKKSDADLFKVINDAFMMKVEAGVEVPTYPQYQDMNEQFLTIIRDPDCTEEPFKVKTDSARVIELEAIETVARTYREEHGEKLDVRVCVTGPLELYLKEFGGTEYVDILNLLGESIDRFVKNSLSSAKNFNIRTVSIDEPSIGINPQVMFSDNDLIKAMDIACESAKKAGCDVEIHLHSPLHYKLATQAENISVIGVESAATPSYLDLIDKKELEATDSYMRVGIARTDVFNLVAVLNDKYNTNVWKETRYFSEIITDMETPEIISKRLSKAHSMFGESIKYAGPDCGLGAWPSQEIAAQLLGNVTKGLADFRNSSE
- a CDS encoding sodium:solute symporter family protein, which codes for MESYQIFLILMAVYLLGLIGIGLYFTNKQKSVTDFWLAGRKISSIGIGFSAASSWMTAGGILSVIALYMLLGMGSIWSFVAPNIIALLLIALLVGKIKHLPAITQPELLEQRFSGSIRAPVAIVIAIVMALFAVADIKGFSLVLSIFFGLEPIYAAAIVALAISVYVTLGGFSAVIWTDMIQFIMLATFSLIIAFVLVTAATSGAADAPAMTSSDLFGDVPSGWWNPFAIGVPAVLIAIFAIIPGWITEQDPWQRIWAAKDEKSARNGMILGSFLIFLIFGVACTAIAISLNHIYPEIPASFAEIGMGAMAAAEPALLVYIVSTLSPIAIGLCAVGLAAAAMSSADTFATSGGSCISRDIYQRYINPDATMKQMMTINRISVLIIVALATVLSFYIDSIIDVIHIATFIASAAYFFPLMGGLFWKRATKQGALAGLIVGAVVQIGLTAVDLANTAPFATPYLDTIHPVLSNHGVILGMLLSGIAFFGVSLATKPSSAVNLAPFFADEAEKLEKEAMIVDESDPEYKKLVKIIDKEVTGDRAIVKLNLEASATINWDRFVNELKNIHPSWVTPTGRNSVYRLTKADMLACVSLTRGDSEKEIWFAAEPMAADLDLSEKEFLLAFKQAAEAFANIGLLLTLPADN